Proteins from a single region of Aythya fuligula isolate bAytFul2 chromosome 3, bAytFul2.pri, whole genome shotgun sequence:
- the GNMT gene encoding glycine N-methyltransferase isoform X2, whose translation MVDSVYRTRSLGVAAEGLPDQYADGRAARVWQLYIGDTRSRTAEYRSWLLALLRQHRCRSVLDVACGTGVDSIMLLEEGFQVTSVDASDKMLKYALKERWERRKEEPFDRWVIEEANWLTLEKDLEKPGDGFDAVICLGNSFAHLPDFKGDQSDHKLALRNIASMVRPGGVLVIDHRNYDHILATGCAPPGKNIYYKVPPTEAGASPELSKFRLSYYPHRLEAFTALLKGAFQGKCQHSVLGDFQPYTPGQAHIPCYFIHVVKKTA comes from the exons ATGGTGGACAGCGTGTACCGGACGCGGTCGCTGGGGGTGGCGGCGGAGGGGCTGCCGGACCAGTACGCGGACGGGCGGGCGGCCCGCGTGTGGCAGCTGTACATCGGGGACACGCGGAGCCGCACGGCCGAGTACCGCAGCTGGCTCCTGGCGCTGCTCCGCCAGCACCGCTGCCGCTCCGTGCTCGACGTGGCCTGCGGCACCGG GGTGGACTCCAtcatgctgctggaggagggcttCCAGGTGACCAGCGTGGACGCCAGCGACAAGATGCTCAAGTACGCGCTGAAGGAGCGCTGGGAGCGGCGCAAGGAGGAGCCCTTCGACCGATGGG TCATCGAGGAGGCCAACTGGCTCACgctggagaaggacctggagaAGCCAGGGGACGGGTTCGATGCTGTCATCTGCCTGGGCAACTCCTTCGCGCACCTGCCTGACTTCAAAG GGGACCAGAGCGACCACAAGCTGGCCCTGAGGAACATCGCCAGCATGGTGCGGCCGGGGGGCGTCCTGGTCATTGACCACCGCAACTACGACCATATCCTGGCCACGGGCTGCGCGCCGCCCGGCAAGAACATCTACTACAAG GTCCCCCCGACGGAGGCGGGGGCCTCCCCGGAGCTGAG CAAATTTCGGCTCTCGTACTACCCGCACCGGCTGGAGGCCTTCACGGCGCTGCTGAAGGGTGCCTTCCAGGGGAAGTGCCAGCACAGCGTCCTGGGTGACTTCCAGCCCTACACGCCAGGCCAGGCCCACATCCCCTGCTACTTCATCCACGTCGTGAAGAAGACGGCGTGA
- the GNMT gene encoding glycine N-methyltransferase isoform X1, whose product MVDSVYRTRSLGVAAEGLPDQYADGRAARVWQLYIGDTRSRTAEYRSWLLALLRQHRCRSVLDVACGTGVDSIMLLEEGFQVTSVDASDKMLKYALKERWERRKEEPFDRWVIEEANWLTLEKDLEKPGDGFDAVICLGNSFAHLPDFKGDQSDHKLALRNIASMVRPGGVLVIDHRNYDHILATGCAPPGKNIYYKSDLTKDITTSVLLVNNKAHMVTLDYTVQVPPTEAGASPELSKFRLSYYPHRLEAFTALLKGAFQGKCQHSVLGDFQPYTPGQAHIPCYFIHVVKKTA is encoded by the exons ATGGTGGACAGCGTGTACCGGACGCGGTCGCTGGGGGTGGCGGCGGAGGGGCTGCCGGACCAGTACGCGGACGGGCGGGCGGCCCGCGTGTGGCAGCTGTACATCGGGGACACGCGGAGCCGCACGGCCGAGTACCGCAGCTGGCTCCTGGCGCTGCTCCGCCAGCACCGCTGCCGCTCCGTGCTCGACGTGGCCTGCGGCACCGG GGTGGACTCCAtcatgctgctggaggagggcttCCAGGTGACCAGCGTGGACGCCAGCGACAAGATGCTCAAGTACGCGCTGAAGGAGCGCTGGGAGCGGCGCAAGGAGGAGCCCTTCGACCGATGGG TCATCGAGGAGGCCAACTGGCTCACgctggagaaggacctggagaAGCCAGGGGACGGGTTCGATGCTGTCATCTGCCTGGGCAACTCCTTCGCGCACCTGCCTGACTTCAAAG GGGACCAGAGCGACCACAAGCTGGCCCTGAGGAACATCGCCAGCATGGTGCGGCCGGGGGGCGTCCTGGTCATTGACCACCGCAACTACGACCATATCCTGGCCACGGGCTGCGCGCCGCCCGGCAAGAACATCTACTACAAG AGCGACTTGACCAAGGACATCACCACCTCGGTGCTGCTGGTGAACAACAAGGCCCACATGGTGACCCTGGACTACACCGTGCAGGTCCCCCCGACGGAGGCGGGGGCCTCCCCGGAGCTGAG CAAATTTCGGCTCTCGTACTACCCGCACCGGCTGGAGGCCTTCACGGCGCTGCTGAAGGGTGCCTTCCAGGGGAAGTGCCAGCACAGCGTCCTGGGTGACTTCCAGCCCTACACGCCAGGCCAGGCCCACATCCCCTGCTACTTCATCCACGTCGTGAAGAAGACGGCGTGA
- the PTCRA gene encoding pre T-cell antigen receptor alpha — translation MEVLCMLLASTLLPLLPPSGASVPTLAPPLTMVVDGQRRQLVVCVVSEVLPGSGDAVWISSGNGSALQSFTYGASPEDGGTVCAVSILPESPPQGGLLACHVGPNSTAPARSSSPVPVTGRGEEAEPCPSTAIGPRACGSAALLAAARVVLLKVALLDALLTSAIMAQG, via the exons ATGGAGGtgctctgcatgctgctggCCTCCACCCTGCTCCCGCTCCTGCCCC CCTCCGGAGCCTCCGTGCCCACGCTGGCGCCGCCGTTGACCATGGTGGTGGACGGGCAGCGCCGGCAGCTGGTGGTGTGCGTGGTGAGCGAGGTGCTGCCCGGCTCCGGCGACGCCGTCTGGATCTCCAGCGGCAACGGCAGCGCCCTGCAGTCCTTCACCTACGGGGCCTCGCCGGAGGACGGCGGCACCGTCTGCGCCGTCTCCATCCTCCCCGAAAGCCCCCCGCAAGGTGGGCTGCTGGCTTGCCACGTGGGGCCCAACAGCACCGCTCCGGCACGCAGCtccagccccgtccccgtcACAG GCAGAGGTGAGGAGGCAGAGCCGTGCCCCAGCACCGCGATCG GGCCTCGTGCCTGCGGCTCCGCCGCCCTGCTGGCGGCCGCCCGCGTGGTGCTGCTGAAGGTGGCGCTCCTCGACGCCCTCCTCACCTCCGCCATCATGGCCCAGGGGTGa
- the CNPY3 gene encoding protein canopy homolog 3, protein MAVAAAAVAAEGPAVLLLLLLLLAAAGGDDSDWVRLPSKCEVCKYVALELKSAFEETGKTKEVIDTKYGFLDGKGSAVKYTQSDIRLIEVTENICKRLLDYNLHKERSGSNRFAKGMSETFETLHNLVHKGVKVVMDIPYELWNETSAEVADLKKQCDVLVEEYEDVIEDWYRHHQTEDLSQFLCADHVLKGKDASCLAEKWTGKKGDLASLGEKPSKKKSGKKKKKTVKEQSEGIESLPDAGATLEEHGVQEEAPLPHSPADEL, encoded by the exons ATGGCGGTTGCGGCGGCGGCTGTGGCGGCCGAGGGCCCCGCcgtgctcctcctcctcctcctgctgctggcggcggcgggcggcgacGACTCGGACTGGGTGCGGCTGCCCAGCAAGTGCGAgg TGTGCAAGTACGTGGCTCTGGAGCTGAAATCTGCTTTTGAGGAGACCGGCAAGACCAAGGAGGTGATCGACACCAAGTATGGCTTCCTGGACGGGAAGGGCTCCGCCGTCAAGTACACGCAGTC GGACATCCGGCTCATCGAGGTGACGGAGAACATCTGCAAGAGGCTGCTGGATTACAACCTGCACAAAGAGAGGAGCGGCAGCAACAGATTTGCAAAG GGCATGTCGGAAACCTTTGAGACCCTGCACAACCTGGTGCACAAGGGCGTCAAGGTGGTGATGGACATCCCCTACGAGCTGTGGAACGAGACCTCCGCCGAGGTGGCTGACCTCAAAAAGCAG TGCGACGTGCTGGTGGAGGAGTATGAAGACGTGATCGAGGACTGGTACAGGCACCACCAGACAGAGGATCTCTCCCAGTTTCTCTGTGCTGACCATGTGCTAAAAGGGAAGGATGCGA gctgcctggcagagaaatGGACCGGCAAGAAGGGCGACTTGGCGAGCTTGGGGGAGAAGCCGAGCAAGAAAAAGAGcgggaagaagaagaagaaaactgtgaaggagcagagtGAGGGCATCGAGAGCCTCCCTGATGCAGGGGCCACCCTGGAGGAGCACGGTGTCCAGGAGGAGGCCCCGctcccccacagccctgctgacGAGCTgtag
- the PEX6 gene encoding peroxisome biogenesis factor 6, translated as MAVAVLRPLDAPPAELAPVTALLLAPEPLCAALRGRAGAGSSGGGGGGGGGGGLVLAVRPAGRGGAQAVLLSAVALEAAGRRGAELWLRGALLRRLGLAAGRRVAVWPLRRPPPLAWVLLAAAAGGGGGGRPAGGAVLARRGEALPGAGPGPGPLVLEARPALQGLLGSGTRVALAAPPPPPGGGVASWRRPAAPPLVSRFAAGPRAAEGPRLKAAPPGGGAGGGAEVWVSRRGLLALGLFHGEWVRVRAEGEARQHLAALLARPPAWEYPRAARRKPPDGTALLAPALAFNLGCDPAGGGLLCLQRYEGKAGAAEGKGSQSLLSVPPFAKELHLEIVCSPAYSARGVYDRILYKHFETPRLVQEGDILCVPTFGHAEFLDVNADKFLRWPELYFKVRKILGMVEGEQSEGYLADTQNTSLYLVGSTNSAVPSAPAYNSHEFWSSLSPAGLSDVVKDLCDALRPHLNSQATTLSRVGSVLLSGPSGSGKLMAVRAVCSCLNLHLFKVDCVSLCGDTSGATEEKIQVAFAQAQQFRPCVLLLKDIELLGRDRDMLGEDARVIATLRQLLLDRDPALSHPVLVIGTTCRPQDVPTDVQTAFLHEVKMEALSEEQRRSMLSVLTASLPLGKEVNLAKLARRTAGFVLGDFCALLSHSSRAACTRIQALSFPGGLSEEVERDFCTAGFPVLEEDFSVALDQLHDAHSQAVGAPKIPSVSWQDVGGLHEVKKEILDTIQLPLEHPELLSLGLCRSGLLLYGPPGTGKTLLAKAVATTCTMTFLSVKGPELINMYVGQSEENVRNVFARARAAAPCIIFFDELDSLAPNRGRSGDSGGVMDRVVSQLLAELDGLHSSREVFVIGATNRPDLLDPALLRPGRFDKLVYVGINEDRESQLQVLSAVTRKFKLDPSVNLSSILEKCPAQLTGADIYALCSDAMMCAVKRKVEWIEEGLDTESSALILTMEDFLQAAARLQPSVSEQELLRYRHIQQKFAAC; from the exons ATGGCGGTGGCGGTGCTGCGGCCGCTGGACGCTCCCCCGGCCGAGCTGGCGCCGGTGACggcgctgctgctggccccggAGCCGCTGTGcgcggcgctgcggggccgggccggcgcTGGGAGCAGCGGcggaggcggaggaggaggaggcggcggcgggctgGTGCTGGCCGTGCGgccggcggggcgcggcggggcgcaGGCCGTGCTGCTGAGCGCTGTGGCGCTGGAGGCGGCGGGGCGCCGGGGGGCCGAGCTGTGGCTCCGCGGGGCGCTGCTGCGCCgcctggggctggctgcgggcCGCAGGGTGGCCGTGTGGCCGCtgcgccgccccccgccgctcgcctgggtgctgctggcggcggcggcggggggcggagGAGGGGGGAGGCCGGCGGGGGGCGCGGTGCTGGCGAGGAGGGGCGAGGCCTTGCCGGGAgccggccccgggcccggcccgcTGGTGCTGGAGGCTCGGCCGGcgctgcaggggctgctgggcagcGGCACCCGCGTCGCCCTCGCggcccctccgccgccgcccggtGGTGGTGTCGCCTCCTGGCGTcgccccgcagcgccgccgCTCGTGTCCCGCTTCGCCGCCGGCCCCCGGGCTGCTGAGGGGCCGCGGTTGAAGGCTGCGCCCCCCGGTGGTGGCGCCGGCGGAGGGGCGGAGGTGTGGGTGAGCCGGCGCgggctgctggccctggggctgTTCCACGGGGAGTGGGTGCGGgtgagagcagagggggaggctCGGCAGCACCTGGCGGCGCTGCTGGCTCGCCCGCCCGCTTGGGAGTACCCGCGGGCTGCCCGCAGAAAGCCCCCCGATGGCACCGCGCTGCTGGCACCGGCCCTCGCCTTCAACCTTGGCTGCGACCCTGCTGGCGGTGGGCTCCTCTGTCTGCAG AGGTATGAAGGAAAGGCTGGTGCTGCGGAGGGGAAAGGAAGCCAGTCCTTGCTGTCCGTGCCGCCCTTCGCCAAGGAGCTGCACCTAGAGATCGTCTGCTCACCAGCCTACAGTGCCAGAGGAGTCTATGACCGTATTCTCTACAAGCACTTTGAAACGCCCCG GCTTGTCCAGGAGGGAGACATCCTGTGTGTTCCTACGTTTGGGCATGCTGAGTTTTTAGATGTAAATGCAGACAAATTCCTTAG gTGGCCAGAGCTGTACTTCAAAGTGAGGAAGATTTTAGGCATGGTGGAAGGCGAGCAGTCTGAGGGTTACCTGGCGGACACGCAGAACACCTCTTTGTATCTG GTGGGCTCAACAAACAGTGCTGTCCCATCTGCCCCAGCCTATAACAGTCACGAGTTCTGGAGCAGCTTGTCTCCTGCCGGACTCTCTGACGTTGTGAAGGATCTCTGCGATGCACTTCGGCCTCACCTGAACAGTCA GGCAACCACGCTGAGCAGGGTGGGCAGCGTTCTCCTCTCAGGACCAAGTGGCAGTGGGAAGCTGATGGCTGTCAGAGCTGTGTGTAGCTGCCTCAACCTCCACCTCTTCAAG GTGGATTGCGTGAGCTTGTGCGGTGACACCAGTGGAGCCACGGAGGAGAAAATACAGGTGGCCTTCGCCCAGGCCCAGCAGTTCCGTCCCTGCGTGCTTCTGCTGAAAGACAtagagctgctgggcagggacCGGGACATGCTGGGAGAGGATGCCAGGGTCATCGCCACTCTGCGCCAGCTGCTTCTGGATCGAGACCCAGCACTGAG CCACCCTGTCCTGGTGATCGGCACAACCTGCAGACCCCAGGATGTTCCTACAGATGTGCAGACTGCTTTCCTTCATGAGGTGAAGATGGAAGCCCTTTCCGAGGAGCAGCGGAGGTCGATGCTGAGCGTGCTGACCGCCAGTCTTCCTCTGGGCAAAGAAGTGAACCTCGCCAAGCTGGCCCGCAGGACTGCA GGTTTTGTGCTGGGGGATTTCTGTGCCTTGCTGTCCCACAGCAGCCGGGCTGCCTGTACCCGCATCCAGGCCTTGAG TTTCCCGGGTGGACTGAGTGAGGAAGTAGAGAGGGATTTTTGCACTGCTGGCTTCCCAGTGCTTGAGGAGGATTTCAGCGTTGCTCTGGACCAGCTGCATGATGCCCACTCACAGGCAGTGGGCGCCCCGAAG ATCCCCTCCGTGTCCTGGCAGGATGTTGGTGGGCTCCACGAGGTGAAGAAGGAGATCCTGGACACAATCCAGTTGCCCCTGGAGCACCCAGAACTGCTGTCGCTGGGTCTGTGCCGCTCTGGTCTGCTGCTGTACGGGCCTCCGGGCACAGGGAAGACCTTGCTGGCAAAAGCCGTGGCAACCACGTGCACCATGACCTTCCTTAG cGTGAAGGGGCCGGAGCTCATCAACATGTACGTGGGGCAGAGCGAGGAGAACGTGCGTAACG TGTTTGCCAGAGCCCgggcagctgctccctgcatcATCTTCTTTGACGAACTGGATTCCCTGGCCCCAAATCGTGGGCGGAGTGGAGACTCCGGGGGTGTCATGGACAG AGTTGTCTCGCAGCTCCTGGCTGAGCTCGACGGCCTTCATTCCAGCCGGGAGGTGTTTGTCATTGGAGCCACCAACAGGCCTGACCTCCTGGACCCCGCGCTGCTCCGGCCGGGCAG GTTTGACAAGCTGGTGTATGTGGGCATAAATGAAGACCGGGAGTcccagctgcaggtgctgagTGCAGTCACCAGGAA GTTTAAACTGGATCCTTCCGTGAATCTCAGCAGCATCCTAGAAAAATGCCCGGCTCAGCTGACAGGAGCAGACATCTACGCGCTGTGCTCGGATGCCATGATGTGCGCCGTCAAACGCAAGGTGGAATGGATCGAGGAAG GGCTGGACACAGAGAGCTCTGCTCTCATCCTGACCATGGAAGActtcctgcaggctgctgcgAGGCTGCAGCCGTCGGTGtctgagcaggagctgctcaggtACAGACACATCCAGCAGAAGTTTGCTGCCTGCTGA